The sequence TGCAACCCCGGATGCCGTGTGTGATTTACCGCTCTTCCATCATGGAGAAGGGTTTCTGAAACCCTTTTGCGAGCAACCGGGAAAGAGCTTGGGTAGTGAGAGGGGATGTAATGCCCCACGGGCACGCTGCCCATTTTTCCATGTTTACGGTGGATCGACCGATGAAGATCACACACAGGTATGCCGCCCGCCCTTTACAGAGATTTTACCTTATCTCCGGGTTTTTGGATTTCATTCGGCAGGGTCCCGTTTACAAAGGAATACAAATCGAAATCCCGATCCCATGAAGACAAGCAGCATCGTTCCCCTAATCCTCGCCGCGGCCATGTTACCCATGGCGGCAGCACCCCGCATCACGGTATCCACCCCTACCCTGGCTCCGGAATCTGAGATCGATGTAATCTTCGACCAGCCAATGGTGGGTCAGGATGAGCTGGGGAAGGCGGTGGAGAACAAGCTGATCCTCACCCATCCCGAGCTGCCCGGGAAGCTGTTCTGGAAAGCGCCGAGCATCGCGGAATTCCAGCCGGATGGCATCCCGCAGATCGGGACGGAGTACAGCTTTTCCGCTGCCAAAGGCCTGAAACACCTGGACGGGACGGCGGTGGAGGCGGGCGAGTTCGCAAAGGTTTCGAGCGAGCCGCTGCGCATCCTCGCAGCGAACATCCCCAACCGCTGGTCGCAGGATTACTCGCCCTCCGCGCCCAGCTGGCTCATCGTTTTCAACGACGATGTGGATCCCTCAGCCGTCGCAGGCTTCCTCGGTTTCTCCTCCGGGGACAACCTGAGGATTGCCCCGAACGTGACCCATGCGACTGCGGCCCAGGCGGGTTATTACAGGACGAATTACATCAGTTGGGCGAACCGCTCCGAGCCTGGCAAGCAGCTCGCGGATGCCGATCCCTCATCCCCTGTTGGGAATATCCTCCATGTGACGCCGAACTCTCCGCTGCCGGTTGCGAAAAACTGGGAGCTGAAGGTGCTCAAAGGCCTGCCGAATGCGGGCAAATCCGCGAAGCTCGGTGCCGACGCATCCTACAGGATCGGCGATGTCGAGCCGTTCCGCCTCGACAAGGTCTATCCGCAACTCTCCTCCGATATGCCGCGCAGGCTGTTTCTTTCCTTCAATGGGAAGCTGCCTGCGGATTTCGATGCGGATGCCATTTCCGTGACCCCGCAACCGGATGGGATGACGCTGAAGGCCGAGGGGAAATCGCTCTACATCATGGGAGACCTGTCCAGGCACGACAAATATGTGGTTGGCATTGCGAAACATTTCCACTCCGCAGAGGGCAGGGAAATAAGCAACCCGGGAAACTTCGAGGCGACATTCCAGAGGCTCGAATCCCAGGTGCTGCTGCCATCCTTGGATGAGGCGCAGCTCGCCCATGGCTTGCGCAGATATGCCATCGATACGGTGAACATCTCCACGCTGACGATCCGTATCAAGAAGCTCTCCGGCCTCGGTGCCATAAGGGCTTTCCAAGGATATCGCAGCTACACAGGAGAGGGGCCGAACCATAGCCAGGTTTCCCCGGTCTCGGTGCTGCCGTACGCGCTGGTTGCCGGCGAAACCATCGCCGAAAAGGAAATCCAGCTCGGCACGGCGGTGGATACAGGCAAAACCGTCGAGATCTCATGGGATGAACTTTTGCCGAAAGGGCTCGGCACCGCTCCGCTTTTCGTGGATGTGATCGGCACCCCACACCCGGATGCGGAGGCGGAAGGCCGACGCAACGCCCAGGCCATCGTCCAGCTCACCGATATCGGGATCGCATGGAAATTCACGGAAAGCTCCTCGCTCGTGTTCGCGTTTTCCTGCCAGACGGGAAAACCATTGCCCGGGGTGAAGATCGGCGTGCACGGCGAGGATGCGAAGCTTCTTGCCGAGGCTGTCACGGACGGGAGCGGCCTGGCCACCATCGTGCGCAATGCGGATGTCCGCCACCTCCAGGCGCGCCTAGGCAATGACTCCTACACCGTCGCCTTCGACGAGACGCTCGACAGGGTGGGAATGTGGCATTTCCCCGTGAAATACTCATGGATGAAGCAGCGCCCCGAGACGCGCCGCGCATTCCTTTTCACCGAGCGCTCGCTCTACCGCCCGGGCGAGATCGTCCGCATCAAGGGCATCGTCCGGGATCAGCTTGGCAATGCCATCGCCCTTTCCAAACAAGCGCCCGCCCGCATCGTCATCACCGATCCTGAGGAAAAGGAAATCTTCACCCAGGCGGTGGAGCTTTCCGCGCTCGGCTCCTTCGATGTCACCTACGCCCTGCCGGATTCGAAAACCGGAGACCACATGATCAAGCTGGAGTTCCCCGGCGAGCTTGAGATCGCCGCGAAGACGGAGGACTGGGAGGAGCAATACGCCATGGAGCAAAGCGCTTCGTTCAGCCTGCCGCTCAAGGTCGAGGAATTCCGCCGCAACACCTTCGAGATCGTCCAGAAAATCGATGTGCCCGCGCCGGGTGCGACGGAAATTTCCGCGAAGCTCACCGCCACCTACTACCAGGGCCAGCCGGTTGCCGCCGGAAAAGCATCGGCCTTTACCGAAATCACCGAGATCAACCCCTACCCGGAGCGCTACCGCGATTTCCTCTTCGGAAACCACCGCAGGGACGACTGGAGATACTGGTACAACTATTTCGGATACCGTGACAACGACGGCGACGATGGCATCTCCAGCACGACCTTCGATTCCGAGCAGGTGCTTTCCAGGGAGGGTTTCGCGGAGATTCCGGTGAAAATCCCAACCGGCGATTTCCCAACGGCCAGGCAAGTAAGCATCGCCACGGAAGTGACTGATGCGAACAGCCAGACGCTCACCGCGCGCTCCACCTCGACCGTCCACCCGGCGGCGCTTTATGCCGGGATTTCTCGCATCGACCGACTCATCCGCGTAGGCGACGAAACGCCATTCCGCATCGTCGTCACCGATACCGAGGGCGAGCCGGCCAAGGGTGACATCGAACTGATGGCGACCGTCACCCGCGAGGTGCATACAACCACCAAGGTCACCAACGCAAACGGCGACACCGTCACCAAGAGCGAGCCGCACGAAGAGGACGTATCCTCCGCACGGATCACCGTTACAGCGGCGGATTCCGCGAAGGAAGGCTTTTCCCTGGCGATCTCCCCGAAAAACGACGGCCTTCATTTCCTCACCGTGAAAGGCAAGGATGAGCAAGGCCGCGAGTTTGCGACCGTCACCCGTTTCCACGTCTATGGCGCGAAGGAATACCCATGGCAATACGAGGAAGGGCTGCGCATCAAGCTCGTCTCCGAGAAGAAATCCTACCAGCCTGGGGAGACCGCACGCATTCTCGTGCTATCACCCATCGAGGGCACAGCACTCGTGACGGTGGAGCGGGAAAATGTCCTGAGCTCTTACCTCACCGAGCTGAAGGCTGAGAACCCTGTCATCGAGATCCCCCTGACGGACGACCACGCCCCGAACGCATACGTTTCCATCCTCATCGTGAAAGGTTCCGCGGAATCCGCCCGCGAGATCAAGGAACCGCAGCTCCGCCTCGGCTACTGCGAGCTGAAAGTCGAGAACCTGCGCGACAGCCTGACAGTCTCAATCGATACCCCTTCCGAAAGCTACCGCCCCGGCACTTCCGTCAGCCTCGGAGGCATGGTGATGGCCTCCGACGGCAAGCCCGCCGCAGGCGCGGAGGTGACCCTTTACGCCGTGGATGAAGGCACTCTCGCCGTAATGGGTTACGACACCCCGGACCCGATGGCACACTTTTATGACAGGCGCTACCTGTCTGTGGATGCCGGCACCTCGTTCCACGATTTCATTCCGGAGAACGAGGAATACCGCTCCTTCCACAACAAGGGATTTTTCGTCGGCGGCGGCGGCGACCTTGGCAAGCTTGAAGACTTGATGCGGAAAAACTTCGACCCCTGCGCGACCTGGGCTCCAGCACTCCTAACGGATGGGGCTGGGCGTTTCACCCACACCTTCGCCCTGCCGGACACGCTCACGCGCTACCGCGTCATCGCCATCGCCCACCACGGCGGTGCGCGCTTCGGCCACGGAGAATCCGCAATTCTCGTCAAGAAGCCTCTGATGCTGGAGCCGAAGCTCCCCCGCTTCGCCCACCAGGGGGATCGCATCACCGGCCGCGTCATGGTGCAGAACGCCTCCGGCCGCACCGCCACATGGGAGGTGATCTGCTCGACCGGATCCGGCACCCTAACACCCGTCGCCATGCTGGAAGGCACGGCCCCGCAGAGCGTCACGCTCGCCGATGGTGATTCCTCCGTGCTCGAATTCCCGATACGCATCGTGGACACCGGCACGGCCGAAATTTCCTTCCGCGCGAGGCCTCTCTCGCTCGGGGAAGGGGAACTGACACCGCAGCTGAACGAGTCCCTATCCGACGCCGTCCAGGAAAGCTTTGAGTCCCATTTCCCCATGCCCCTGCTCCGCCAGGTCACCGCCGTCCGGCTGGCCGCGAACGGGAAAACCGATCTCCGCAACCTTCTCAGCAAGGATCTGCAAACCGCCACCGGCAGCGTGGAACTTGAGTTCGCCACCTCGCCGCTTGTGGAGATTTCCTCCTCCGTGGATTATCTCCTGCACTACCCCTATGGCTGCGCGGAGCAAACCAGCTCTTCCATGATGCCATGGCTCGCGGTCAAAAACCTCCGCCCCTTCGTTCCCGCCTTCGCCAAGAAAAGCGATGCGGAGGTAGAGAAAGCCATGGCAATCGGCGTCGGCCGTCTCCTCAGCATGCAGCAACCCGACGGCTCCTTTGGCTACTGGCCGGGCGCAACCGAGACCAACGAATGGGTCACTCCCTACGCCGGCCTCGTGCTCACGCTCGCCTCGCAGAACGGAGGCAATGTCCCTGCCTCCGCCCTGGAAAGGCTTTCCCAATATCTCATCGGTTCCTTGCGCGGTGCGGGCGATGCGAAGACATCCTACGAGCTGGAAAACCACGCCCGATCACTCTACACCCTCGCCCTGTTGGGAAAAGGCCAGCCGCCCTACCACGCGCTCATGGCGGAGAAACTTCCCTCGATGAGCGACACTTCACGCGCATTTCTCGCCGCCGCGATGGCCGCTTCCTCGGAAGGCAGGCCCAAGGTTCTTGCCGCCGCCAGCGGCATCATCGATTCCACGGAAAAATACCAGCCGCTTGAGAACGGCGGCTACTGGAGTCCGGGGAATTCGGCCACAGCGGCCGAGCTCATCGCCCGCCTTGCCATCGATCCGGATTCCAAGGAAGTCCATGTCACCCTCGACAGGCTGCTCAACGACCGCAACCCCTATGGCCACTGGCGCAGCACATGGGTCAACGGATGGAGCCTCCTCGCGATGTCGCAATACGCCTCGCACCAGGAAACCTCCACAAAGCCGGTTCGATTCTCCCTCAATGTAAACGGCACAAGCGATACGATACAACTCACCAGGGAAAATCCCACCGCTGCCAGCAGCTTCCGTTTCACCGCCGCCACCGCCATGGAAATCGAGACCACCGCCCCCGCCTACGTCCGTATGAAAGTTGCCGGCAAGCCCGCCATCGCTCCGATGGCGCCGGTTGCGAAAAACGGGCTGTCCATCGACCGCTTCTACGAAAAAGTCCTGCCCAGCGGCCAGACAGAGGTTCTCAAGCACCCCTCCAAGGGCGACCTGATCCGCGTCACCCTCCGCGTCACCCTGCCGCAGGATGACACCCGCTACCTCGTCGTGGACGATCCGCTGCCCTGCGTCTTCGAGACCGTGAACAGCGACTTCGCCTCCCAATCCTCCGCCCAGACCATCCGCACCAGCGAGAAAGATTGGAACATCTCCCACTCCGAACTGCGCTCCGACCGCGCCGTCTTCTTTATGGATCATGTCTGGCGGAAAGGAACATACAACATCACCTACCTCGCACGCTGCACCGTCGATGGCGGTGTCATGGCTCCCCCCGCCAAGGTCGAGTCCATGTATGAGCCCGAAAACTTCGCCCTCTCCGCCTCCCAGGAATTTTCCACGGAATGATCCGCAAGGGGGCTATGGTTGCATTTTCCTTGAGAGGCGGCTCATGCTCGCGGAGTATCCCAAGCATCATGAGAACCTTTTATGGAATCGGGATGGCCTGCGCACTTGCGGCAGGGACGACGTTCGCGGAAGTGAAGATGGAAGCGGGTCTTGGAACGCTGAAATTCACCGGCGGCGAGGGACCCGGGAAAGGCAAGCATGTGGTCCTGCTGGCTGGCGACGAGGAATACCGCTCCGAGGAGGCCATGCCGGTCATGGCACGCATCCTCGCCGAAAAACACGGATTCGACGCCACCGTCCTGTTTTCCGCCAATGAGGATGGCACGATCAATCCTGACGCCGGTGGAAGCCTCATGGGCGCGGAATCGCTGGACTCTGCGGACGCCCTCGTGATGTCCCTCCGTTTCCGCCACTACGACGATGCCACGATGGAAAAGTTCAAGGCTGCAGTGGATCGCGGGGTTCCGATGGTCGCACTTCGCACCAGCACCCATGTCTTCAATTTCCCCAAGGACAGCAAATGGGCGGTGTGGTCGTGGAACCATGCCAGCGGCGGATTCGGGAAAACCGTTCTCGGCGAGACATGGATCAGCCACTGGGGCGTCCACAAGAAGGAAGCGACCCGTGGGGCGACCGAACCCGGCCAGGAGAGCAACCCGCTGCTCAACGGTGTGTCAGGAATTTTCGGGGACACCGACGTCTATGAGGCCGCACCCCCTGAAGATGCGACGATCTTGCTTCGCGGACTCGTGCTCAAGGGCATGAAGCCGGAGGACGAACCTGCCGACTACGAGAAAAAACCGAGGGGCGGCACAACCCAGAAAGTGAACGATCCCGCGATGCCCATCGCATGGACCCGAGAGGTAAAAAACGATGCAGGGAAAACCAACAAGGTGCTCACCTGCACCATGGGTTCCGCCACCGACCTCGCCAACGAAGGCCTCCGCAGGCTGGTGGTCAACGGCGTTTTCTGGGGCCTCGGGATTGAAGTGCCGGAAAAGGCCGAAGTCCCGCTACCGGAAGGTTTCGTCCCCACGATGTACGGATTCAAGACCTACAAGAAAGGCCTCAAGGCCGCCGATTTCGCCAACTGATCGGCCTCGAAAATGCTGTGCGGCGGTGGGTTTCTTCCCTCCGCCGCTTTTTTGTATCCCGGATCGGCTGGAATTCTTCTAGAAAACCACATCAACCACACACCACCCATGCAGCAGGAATTGGAACTCGATACCCACCAGAAAGCCCTCAAGATCAATCTCGATCCCCGTTGGTACGGAACCTTCGCCGAGATCGGCGCAGGCCAGGAGGTGGTGAGGTGGTTCTTCCGTGTCGGCGGCGCGGCGGGGACAGTTGCGAAAAGCATGTCCGCCTATGACATGACGGTGAGCGACGCAATCTATGGCGGCGGCGACCGCTACGTTTCCCAATCGCGCTGCCAGGCGATGCTCGACCGCGAATACGGCCTGAACCTGGAGCGCCTGAAAACCCAGCGCGGCGACACCACCGCTTTCTTCGCCTTTGCCGATACCGTCGTGGCACGCTCTTTCAAGGGCGGCAACGAATGCCATGGCTGGATGGGCTTGAAATTCCAATCCCGCCCCCACGACGAACCGAGCCAGATCATGATCCACGTGCGCATGCTCGATGCGGAGGCATCCCTCCAGCAGGAGGCGCTGGGCATCGTCGGCGTCAACCTGCTCTTCGGAGGGTTTTTCCTCCACCACGAACCGGAACAACTCGTGGAAAGGCTCCTCGACAAGCTGACGACAGGCCGCGTCGAGATCGACATGATCAAGTTCGAGGGCATCGAGTTCCGCTCCGTGGACAACCGGCTCATGGCGCTAAAACTCGTCCAGCTGGGCCTCAGCGGTGCCGCCATGTTCAGCGCGAGCGGCGAGGTGCTCCAACCTTCCGAAGCCCTCTACAAAAAGGCGGTGCTTGTCGAGCGCGGCAGCTTCCGCCCGCCCACCAACGTCAACTTCGACATGCTCGAGTGCGCGATGATGAAATTCAAGCTCGACCCCTCGGTCACCGAAAAGGAGGTGCTTCCGATCTTCGAGCTGACGATGCGAAACCTTCTCGCCGGCGGCAACGATGTGGACAGGAGGGACTTCCTCGCACGCGCGGATCTTCTCGCCGCCTGTGGGATGACAGTGCTGATTTCCGACTACTTCGAGTATTACAGGCTCGCCGCCTATCTCTCCTGGAGGACCAAGGAGCGCATAGGAATCGTGATGGGGGTTCCATCGCTCATCGAACTCTTTGAGGAAAAATACTATACCGCCCTTCCCGGCGGCATCCTCGAAAGCTTCGGGCGTCTCTTCAAACACAACCTCAAGCTCTT comes from Akkermansiaceae bacterium and encodes:
- a CDS encoding TonB-dependent receptor, which encodes MQQELELDTHQKALKINLDPRWYGTFAEIGAGQEVVRWFFRVGGAAGTVAKSMSAYDMTVSDAIYGGGDRYVSQSRCQAMLDREYGLNLERLKTQRGDTTAFFAFADTVVARSFKGGNECHGWMGLKFQSRPHDEPSQIMIHVRMLDAEASLQQEALGIVGVNLLFGGFFLHHEPEQLVERLLDKLTTGRVEIDMIKFEGIEFRSVDNRLMALKLVQLGLSGAAMFSASGEVLQPSEALYKKAVLVERGSFRPPTNVNFDMLECAMMKFKLDPSVTEKEVLPIFELTMRNLLAGGNDVDRRDFLARADLLAACGMTVLISDYFEYYRLAAYLSWRTKERIGIVMGVPSLIELFEEKYYTALPGGILESFGRLFKHNLKLFVYPLLDAASGTPITKDTMKVAPELEKLYGYLADRGSFVDLDNYNPDFLSIFSRDLLVKIAEGDPTWETCVPSEVAELIKARRFFGYLPR